A single genomic interval of Stieleria maiorica harbors:
- a CDS encoding efflux RND transporter periplasmic adaptor subunit, which translates to MVLWAGCNRAPSGPSQRPDPSVTVAKPIVKQIVEWDAYTGRLEAVDLVEVRARVGGYLQSVHFDEGQIVEEGDLLFVIDPRPFEAELNAAKATLQQSQSKLKQATAMRDEATARSLQSDAQLNLADLRYKRAQALNQRSATSQEELDEREAEFLQAKADIEGAKAAVSSAEAAIATAQAEIELAEAGVETAELNLQYTRIRAPVTGRISRKVVTEGNLIAGGTSTSSLLTTITSMQPIYCVFDASEQDVLKYMRLAKSGKRESSRVAKNPVFIGLVDEAGFPHRGHMDFVDNRFDIDTASMRARCVFANEDQLLLPGMFARVRIPGSAAAKAVLIPDAAIGTDQSSQYVYVVVDGVIKRRAIKPGPIVDGLRVVREGLEGDESLVIEGLLQSRPDQKVQTVEGTIEVVEDGLPDDYEPVPESEWISPAPDPMPELTPLTMTTRRKARVGETGNKATEPKSAGNATEGSRS; encoded by the coding sequence ATGGTGTTGTGGGCCGGTTGCAATCGTGCCCCCTCAGGGCCTTCGCAGCGACCGGATCCGTCGGTCACGGTAGCAAAACCGATTGTCAAGCAAATTGTCGAGTGGGACGCCTACACGGGACGCTTGGAAGCGGTCGATTTGGTAGAGGTGCGCGCCCGTGTCGGCGGCTATCTGCAATCGGTTCACTTTGATGAAGGACAAATCGTCGAGGAAGGGGATCTGCTGTTTGTCATTGATCCGCGGCCCTTCGAGGCGGAGCTGAACGCCGCCAAGGCCACGCTGCAGCAGTCACAGTCGAAATTGAAACAGGCCACCGCGATGCGCGACGAGGCCACGGCTCGGTCGTTGCAGTCGGATGCACAATTGAATCTGGCGGACTTGCGGTACAAACGTGCCCAAGCGTTGAACCAACGCAGTGCGACGTCGCAAGAAGAACTGGACGAACGAGAGGCAGAGTTTTTGCAAGCCAAGGCGGACATCGAGGGGGCCAAGGCGGCCGTCAGTTCGGCCGAGGCGGCGATCGCGACGGCGCAGGCGGAAATCGAGTTGGCCGAGGCCGGGGTTGAAACCGCAGAGTTAAATCTTCAATACACCCGCATCCGGGCGCCGGTGACCGGTCGGATCAGCCGAAAGGTGGTCACCGAAGGGAACTTGATCGCCGGCGGAACCAGCACGTCGTCGTTGCTGACCACGATCACGTCGATGCAGCCGATTTACTGTGTGTTTGACGCCAGCGAACAAGACGTTTTGAAATACATGCGGTTAGCCAAATCGGGCAAACGCGAGAGTTCGCGTGTTGCAAAAAACCCGGTCTTTATCGGGCTAGTCGACGAAGCGGGATTCCCGCATCGCGGCCACATGGACTTTGTCGACAATCGTTTTGATATCGACACGGCCAGCATGCGCGCTCGGTGTGTGTTTGCCAATGAAGATCAATTGTTGTTGCCGGGCATGTTTGCCCGCGTCCGGATCCCCGGCAGCGCCGCGGCCAAAGCGGTGCTGATCCCCGATGCGGCGATCGGCACCGACCAATCGTCCCAATATGTGTACGTCGTGGTCGACGGCGTGATCAAGCGTCGAGCGATCAAACCCGGACCGATCGTGGACGGATTGCGGGTGGTCCGCGAGGGGTTGGAGGGCGACGAATCATTGGTGATCGAGGGCCTGCTGCAGTCTCGACCGGATCAAAAGGTACAAACGGTGGAAGGAACCATCGAAGTGGTCGAGGACGGGCTGCCGGATGATTACGAACCGGTGCCGGAAAGCGAGTGGATCTCTCCGGCGCCGGATCCGATGCCGGAGCTGACCCCGTTGACGATGACCACGCGACGCAAGGCGCGTGTCGGCGAAACCGGCAACAAGGCAACCGAGCCGAAGTCCGCAGGGAACGCGACGGAGGGAAGCCGCTCATGA
- a CDS encoding DoxX family protein yields the protein MLTLNHNKTLSAGLLVLRVGIGCLMLVHGLAKLNGFGEMSESFPDPIGLGSKLSLVMAIGAEVGCSLLLIIGLATRLATLPLAFTMIVALFVVHGADPWKVKELAAMYLLVYVSLAATGPGIFSLDHVVAKKIRSGGKPTEESA from the coding sequence ATGTTGACTTTGAATCACAATAAAACGCTATCTGCCGGATTGCTGGTGCTGCGGGTCGGCATCGGCTGTTTGATGCTGGTCCATGGACTGGCCAAACTGAATGGTTTTGGCGAGATGTCCGAGAGCTTTCCGGATCCGATCGGATTGGGCAGCAAGCTGAGTCTGGTGATGGCGATCGGGGCGGAAGTCGGATGTTCCTTGTTGCTGATCATCGGGCTCGCAACGCGGTTGGCGACGCTGCCGCTGGCGTTCACGATGATCGTGGCGTTGTTCGTCGTGCACGGCGCGGATCCTTGGAAAGTCAAGGAATTGGCGGCGATGTATTTGTTGGTTTATGTGTCACTGGCAGCGACCGGTCCGGGGATCTTTTCGCTGGATCACGTCGTTGCCAAAAAGATCCGATCGGGCGGGAAGCCTACTGAGGAATCGGCGTGA
- a CDS encoding magnesium-dependent phosphatase-1 → MTLPELIVFDLDFTLWDCGGTWCDCLSPPFQIRRGRIVDRSGRHVRFYTGVISILDHCDEQRIPTALASRTEQPEWAKELLRLLEATHRFAFSEIYPSSKLKHFAALHRTTGIEFESMLFFDDEMRNIREVSQLGVTSVMVDDGLTLEVFDHGLRQFAANASSDRGNAKG, encoded by the coding sequence ATGACGCTTCCCGAATTGATCGTCTTTGATCTCGACTTCACTCTTTGGGACTGCGGCGGAACGTGGTGTGATTGCCTTTCACCGCCGTTCCAGATTCGACGAGGTCGGATTGTCGATCGCAGCGGCCGGCACGTACGCTTCTACACCGGCGTGATCTCGATCCTGGACCATTGCGACGAACAACGAATCCCCACCGCGTTGGCGTCCAGAACGGAGCAACCGGAGTGGGCAAAGGAACTGTTGCGTCTCTTGGAGGCGACACACCGATTCGCCTTTTCAGAGATCTATCCTTCGTCCAAACTAAAACACTTCGCCGCACTCCATCGGACGACCGGGATCGAATTTGAATCAATGCTGTTCTTCGACGACGAGATGCGGAACATCCGCGAGGTATCACAGCTTGGTGTCACCAGCGTGATGGTCGATGACGGATTGACGCTCGAAGTATTTGATCACGGGCTACGGCAATTTGCTGCGAACGCCAGCTCGGATCGGGGGAACGCAAAAGGGTAG
- a CDS encoding carboxypeptidase regulatory-like domain-containing protein, with the protein MTRVLQTIAWATLVVAFAGCGSPTGPTSGTIRFDDGTPVTAGSIEFRRQSDQQRFASRIAATGSFAPTDQQGEIGLPPGSYEVVVVQIVMTEDLAKEAHRHGQTVPRRYADYYTSDLTVEIAENEQTPIELVIESQPEH; encoded by the coding sequence GTGACACGCGTCTTGCAAACCATTGCGTGGGCGACGCTCGTTGTCGCGTTTGCCGGCTGCGGAAGCCCGACCGGCCCCACCTCCGGTACGATTCGATTCGACGATGGGACCCCGGTCACCGCCGGCAGCATCGAATTTCGACGGCAGAGTGACCAACAACGTTTCGCCAGTCGCATCGCAGCGACCGGCAGCTTCGCGCCAACCGACCAACAGGGCGAGATCGGTCTGCCGCCGGGATCGTACGAAGTGGTGGTGGTGCAAATCGTCATGACCGAAGACTTGGCGAAAGAAGCACACCGCCATGGCCAAACCGTGCCCCGTCGCTATGCGGACTACTACACCAGCGATTTGACGGTCGAGATCGCGGAGAATGAACAAACCCCGATCGAACTGGTGATCGAAAGTCAGCCGGAACACTAG
- a CDS encoding DUF1559 domain-containing protein: MNPIRSRRAFTLIELLVVIGIVGILVSLLLPSVQAAREAARRTDCSNRVKQLALATQLHHDAFGYFPPARYESRPDAAPSDQCGLETPTWLARVMPYLEQVALAQKWDFSKPWHQHAENVRTVVPDVFLCPSRRSGTQPLGTRSLRTTMMGGGGRLPCGCPVPPRPVDVSLDVPGALCDYAGNHGDLTPGAIGEPTDFYFGGNGTGVIISVRPNCKDAKAVSPMDRIRMASVRDGTSNTFLFGEKFIPASGLGQFPVDSPAYDGDHLPASCRLAGPGLRLASGPHDVMADMFSFGSWHPGGVHFAFVDGSVRFVNPELDTKLLGSLANRRDARVVELVP; encoded by the coding sequence ATGAATCCAATTCGCTCTCGACGAGCATTCACGCTGATCGAATTGCTGGTGGTCATCGGAATCGTCGGCATTCTGGTGTCATTGTTACTGCCATCGGTCCAGGCGGCACGGGAAGCCGCCCGGCGGACCGATTGTTCCAATCGGGTAAAGCAGCTTGCGCTTGCGACACAGCTGCATCACGATGCATTTGGATATTTTCCGCCCGCGAGGTATGAATCGCGGCCCGACGCGGCTCCGTCCGACCAGTGCGGACTGGAAACACCGACTTGGCTGGCCCGTGTGATGCCGTATTTGGAACAGGTCGCGCTGGCCCAAAAGTGGGATTTCTCCAAGCCCTGGCACCAACACGCTGAAAACGTGCGGACGGTCGTCCCGGACGTTTTTCTTTGTCCGTCGCGGCGCAGTGGCACCCAACCGCTGGGCACCCGCAGCTTGCGCACGACGATGATGGGCGGGGGAGGTCGGCTGCCGTGCGGCTGCCCCGTTCCACCGCGTCCGGTCGACGTTTCGCTGGATGTCCCTGGAGCCCTCTGTGACTATGCAGGCAACCACGGTGACCTGACGCCGGGTGCGATCGGCGAGCCGACGGATTTCTATTTCGGCGGCAACGGAACGGGCGTCATCATCAGCGTCCGGCCCAATTGCAAGGATGCCAAAGCGGTCAGCCCGATGGATCGGATCCGAATGGCATCGGTTCGCGACGGGACCTCGAACACATTCTTGTTCGGCGAAAAATTCATCCCCGCAAGCGGCTTGGGACAGTTCCCCGTCGACTCACCGGCCTACGACGGCGATCACCTGCCCGCATCGTGTCGTCTTGCCGGACCGGGATTGCGACTGGCCAGCGGCCCGCACGATGTGATGGCCGATATGTTTTCGTTCGGCAGCTGGCACCCCGGCGGCGTCCATTTTGCGTTCGTCGATGGCAGTGTTCGATTCGTCAATCCGGAGTTGGACACAAAACTGCTGGGCTCTCTGGCCAATCGACGCGACGCGCGTGTGGTTGAACTGGTACCGTGA